The genomic stretch TGATCTTTTTTCTTGTCAATTTTCTCCACTAAATTTTTATGACCGTCCACCTTGGAAAATGAACAGTGGACggaaatttacaaatttcaactaaaatttaTCTACTTTCATTTTTATCCTAAGATAGATAGAAAAGCGGACATAAGACATATTTTTCAGTCAAACTTTGTgagtgaatttattttttttttcaaattatttttggaaaaaaaatgggatttgaaaaaaaaaataaaaaaaaaggcatcCTTACTGTACAAAACATTAGCTCATTGAATGGAGCAAAAGGTTGGGGGTTCAATCCCCACCCAGGTGAATGGAGCAAACAatttggccagtcccctaccacttagtgtgctgacaGCTGGGACGGAGGTTAGTCTTCTAACTGTCGGCTGGAGGGATACCTTggcaaaaacccaaaaaaaattagctCATTGAATTCAGTGTATATTGCCACTGATTGCTGTCTACTGGCTAGCTTAGCATACCTAAGTTAGTTAAAGCCTTAACACAACTGTACGTTaacagaaataataataataataataataataataataataataactgttTCATGGTTGGTCTTGAACTGTCCTACACGTGGACAGTGCAAAAACATTAATAAAGCATATAGGTCACAAGTACTTGCCCTAATGagtcaaataataaataaatcatatagTACAGGAGATGTGATTATACTAAGAAAAGCCGGTTTTAATGAGTAATTTAAGGATTAAACAACCGACCCATTTCTGAAGAGAAGCATAATTAAGGTTGCTtaatttctcccttttctctctaaaaccaaacgcctttctctgtTGCTCAATTTCGGCTTCTACccccggcctccggccggagctctaatggagctttgagtcggcggttttggtcaccttctatgtttgctctcgctcttcttccgccccaaccaccgtcgcagctccgtccgcctccgaccaccgccacagatcttcttcttccgttttctctctctttgaataaaataatagtaggtaggtattagggtttgtgttggtagtcttgaactcccaaccctattttgactttacccactttttattttctctattattgtgttttcctctcgttagtttcacgagcatttttcctctcgttactttcacgagcttttcattttcattagcataaatcgtttaacttggtttcgacaagtgttgatcttatcctgggcgagcaaaaaagaatgatgacgaagacccagatctttgatgaagtttTAAggtccctgaaggaacatagcttcatagttatgaaacagtctgcgattcaagttttctatagcatagttagaaaagttgtttctatgtctgactgtaaggaatggtttaccatttcattgatcattgatgtaaacgttttatgttatgaattaatggaatagctacgtttacctttaaaaaaaaaggtaggaTTAATTTGAATAATGTCATAACAGACAATGCTTGGATATATACTGATCAGATGTACTGAATCTCAGAACGATCGGAGGAGAGATTCCAGACCGACTTTAATTTTCCTGGGATTAAGAAGAGAAATGGAATGACAGCCATTGTCCAGAGCGTTAAATGTCGGCGCAagtatatatttagttttatttggatgaatataattaattaattaattaattaggagaATTTCAATCACCATGTAATATGATAGCATTTTGATTACAATTCTAAATGAGTGATTATATGTCGAATTTCGGAATAAGGAGTTAAATTTATTTGAActtaaaatatttaagaaaatataaaacagaTATCATCTCGTGTAAGGAATTATGTGGATTATAACATATGTTActttatataattttctttcaaaaattatgCGAAACGGAAACGTTTCAGATCACCTTGTTTGCATGCATGCCACGTTGCacttgtttttcattttctgaTTTCCTGTTTTGGTCTTTTGTTTTAACAGGGAAATTATTATTTCAGACGTGCACTGACTCCAATTCTCCATCTGTCTAGTAAAAGCTCCCTCTGTCCATAATCTCTATACTATAtcccttttttttggggggggggggggggggggNGGGGGGGGAAGATGagtgtgtatgtttaattatatttgaatcGACAAATTAATACAATAAGTTATAAGACTCCGGTAAAATAGCACGAAAATTAGAGTGTTATTTGGCGTGAAATTTTGGTGAACTTTACCAATGTAACCAAATGAACTGTTTATACAGGTACCAAACCAATAACTTGACCAACTCCTATAAATCTAAActataattaatgtaatatagTGTTGTGAGTCAACTTACAGTGCGTCCGCCTACACGAGAGGCTAAGGCTAGGCTTTGGCCaacagaaataataataataaaaaaaaaaaaaaagtgacacctcaGTGCATGAACCCTGCCAGTTTGCCACCCCTATATAAACCTCTGCTTCCAATCCACTACTCCCATCACCTCCACTTCACCATTTCTATAACTCATCACAACCCTTCACCATGCCTTGCTCTACCATGTCCACAATTCTCCTTTCCAAATGCACCGTCTTCCCCGCCCGGAAATCTTCCCAGCCGGACTTAAAGCTCTCCGTCTCCGATCTCCCCATGCTCTCCACTCACTACATTCAGAAAGGCGGCCTATACACCCGCCCTCCCTTTCCCCTCTCCGATTTCATCTCCCTTCTCAAATCCACCCTTTCCCAAACCTTAACTCACTTCCCCCCACTCGCCGGCCGCCTTATTACCGATTCCGACGGCTACGTTTACATCACCTGCAATGACGCCGGCGTCAATTTCGCCCACGCCGCCGCCACTCATGTTCTCGTTCGCGACATTATTGGCTCCGTTGATGTCCCGGAGGTTGTTAGGGGGTTCTTTCAGTTTGATCGGACCGTGAGCTATCAGGGCCATTTCCTGCCGATTTTAGCGGTTCAGGTCACGGAACTCGCCGACGGGGTGTTTGTTGGGTGCTCCGTAAATCACGCCGTGACTGACGGGACGTCGTTTTGGAACTTCTTCAATACGTTTGCGGAAGTTACTAGAGGCGTTAAGAGGATCACGAGGCAGCCGGATCTTAGCCGGGAATCGGTTTTGATCTCGCCGGCGGTGCTGGAACTCCCCGACGGCGGCCCCACGGTTACCTTCAACGTCGACGCGCCGTTACGGGAGAGAATTTTGAGCTTCAGTAGAGAATCGATTTTGAAGCTGAAAGCCCATACGAATAATCAGAAATGGGGAGTTGACGGAGAAATTGACGCCGTCGAGTTCATGGGGAAACAGAAGAACGACCCCTTGAAAACCGTTGACGCCAATGTAACGCCGTTAAACCGGATAAGGACCCCCGCGAAAAACGGAACGGCCACAACCGCCGAGATTTCGTCGTTCCAATCCCTCTGCGCATTGCTGTGGCGTGCGGTGACACGCGCCAGGAAACTGCCGTCCTCCAAAACGACGACGTTCCGAATGGCTGTGAACTGCCGCCACCGCCTCGAGCCGAAGCTCGAACCCTTGTACTTCGGCAACGCCATCCAGAGCATTCCGACTTACGCTGCCGCCGGCGACGTCCTGTCCCACGATCTCCGGTGGTGCGCCGAGCAGCTGAACAAGAACGTGAAGGCGCACGACGACGCGACGGTGAAAAATTACATCGGAAATTGGGAGAGGGACCCACGGTGTTTCCCGCTCGGGAATTTCGACGGCGCGATGATCACGATGGGCAGCTCTCCGAGATTCCCGATGTACGACAACGATTTCGGTTGGGGAAGACCCATCGCCGTCAGGAGCGGACGCGCCAATAAGTTCGACGGCAAGATTTCGGCTTTTCCGGGGAGAGACGGCAACGGGACGGTGGATTTAGAGGTCGTGTTGGCGCCGGAAACAATGGCGGGCATTGAGTCCGACCCGGAATTTATGCAATATGTGTCGGGTTACTGAAATGGTTTCgggcatgttttttttttttttttagttgttacATACTATGAATGTATTGTATGGTGATGtcataaattttagttttatatatccAAAAGGCTTTCACATATATTCCTAAGTTTTTCCATTTTCGTCTTCTGTTTAATTCTATGCTTcgaatcattttattaaaatggaaaaatttAATAGTCCGTAGTAAAGGGTGGCGGCGAAAAGTATAGTGGTTCAAAAGCATGGTCAATCTGCTAAGTATAGATAGAGACTGAAatcatttctttgtttttgtgtcTGACCGGACCAGACataactaattaattacaaGTATAATGTATCATGTAAATTTAGATTACTTTTCATAATGTAACGGAAAGaattaataactatataaattgtgaatgtgtTATTCGATCAATTCCTACCTATTTTCAGTGGTAAAGTGTTTTGACTCCtccttattaatattaaaatattgattaaagTCATGTTGTGTAGTACAAGtagataatttttattttttttaagcagAGTGGGCGGTTCAAACTTTATTAGGAACTGAATAAGTTACTGAAAAACTTTGACTAATTAGTCTCTTGTGCATAGAAGTGTATTACCTCTTTAATAGGGATTGAGCAACTCAAACAACAAGGAACCTAGAATCAATTATGGAGTATTAGTCATTATGAGGTTCAAAATATAGTCTaagaaaattgaatattttaaattatttttttttaataaaaaaaggcTTAAGCTGTCTGATCGCTTCCACAAGGTGGAAGTGTTGCCACTCCTATCCTATACCTATAAACCCTCCAATCCAAACCATTCTACTTACGTATCATGAGTAATTCCACTTTagctttataataataat from Ipomoea triloba cultivar NCNSP0323 chromosome 12, ASM357664v1 encodes the following:
- the LOC115998293 gene encoding uncharacterized acetyltransferase At3g50280-like, which codes for MPCSTMSTILLSKCTVFPARKSSQPDLKLSVSDLPMLSTHYIQKGGLYTRPPFPLSDFISLLKSTLSQTLTHFPPLAGRLITDSDGYVYITCNDAGVNFAHAAATHVLVRDIIGSVDVPEVVRGFFQFDRTVSYQGHFLPILAVQVTELADGVFVGCSVNHAVTDGTSFWNFFNTFAEVTRGVKRITRQPDLSRESVLISPAVLELPDGGPTVTFNVDAPLRERILSFSRESILKLKAHTNNQKWGVDGEIDAVEFMGKQKNDPLKTVDANVTPLNRIRTPAKNGTATTAEISSFQSLCALLWRAVTRARKLPSSKTTTFRMAVNCRHRLEPKLEPLYFGNAIQSIPTYAAAGDVLSHDLRWCAEQLNKNVKAHDDATVKNYIGNWERDPRCFPLGNFDGAMITMGSSPRFPMYDNDFGWGRPIAVRSGRANKFDGKISAFPGRDGNGTVDLEVVLAPETMAGIESDPEFMQYVSGY